A window of Strigops habroptila isolate Jane chromosome 5, bStrHab1.2.pri, whole genome shotgun sequence contains these coding sequences:
- the LOC115608003 gene encoding coiled-coil domain-containing protein 173-like: MDRDGPDAARREAEVERGRYLERRAVAQEQLAQIKEHKDQADLAKLENKREGEQIQRLTQLYQLEIQRGREKDQEEKVERRRQHHEYVAEKKIIEAEEKQKEDQEDDLIEAYIKGKEMMADLTREKVAETNRVMQVHKDKALEQLTAQINEAFKIEDDRLARGAAAVEDEYQIKNKEKEAKQKAAIESIAEHRTAVMKMKAEKEKEEKAESERDHSEWMTADRIYLEMEKDKKQRQHDASMEVQKFQIQQMAEKQAKKQQEKQDDLDFDAQREAAFHKDRAFRR, from the exons ATGGACCGCGACGGGCCGGATGCTGCTCGGCGGGAGGCAGAGGTGGAGCGCGGCCGTTACTTGGAGCGGCGGGCGGTGGCCCAGGAGCAGCTGGCGCA aATAAAGGAACACAAGGATCAGGCAGATCTGGCCAAgctagaaaacaaaagagaaggagaaCAAATACAGAGATTGACTCAATTGTACCAATTGGAAAttcagagaggaagagaaaaagatcaggaagaaaaagttgaaCGCCGGAGGCAGCATCAT GAGTAtgtagctgaaaagaaaataattgaagctgaagagaaacaaaaagaagacCAAGAAGATGATCTGATTGAGGCttatattaaaggaaaagaaatgatgGCTGATCTGACAAGAGAAAAAGTTGCTGAAACTAATAG GGTAATGCAGGTGCATAAGGACAAAGCTCTTGAACAACTAACCGCACAGATAAATGAGGCATTTAAGATTGAAGATGATCGTCTtgccagaggagctgcagcagtagAAGATGaataccaaataaaaaacaaagagaaagaagcaaaacaaaaggctGCCATTGAATCTATTGCTGAACACAGAACCGCTGTG aTGAAGATGAAAGcggaaaaggagaaagaagaaaaagcagagagtgAGAGGGATCATAGTGAGTGGATGACAGCAGATCGCATCTacctggaaatggaaaaagacaagaaacaaagacaacatGATGCCAGCATGGAAGTACAGAAATTTCAGATCCAGCAAATG GCTGAAAAGCAGGCaaaaaaacagcaggaaaagcaagatGACTTGGACTTCGATGCTCAGAGAGAAGCTGCTTTCCATAAGGATCGAGCATTTCGGAGATAG